From the genome of Streptomyces sp. NBC_00659, one region includes:
- the map gene encoding type I methionyl aminopeptidase yields the protein MSGQSLLVPGELSPTRPVPGNIRRPEYVGKPAPTPYTGPEVQTPETIEAMRVAGRIAARAMAEAAKLIAPGVTTDELDRVAHAYMCDHGAYPSTLGYRGFPKSLCTSVNEVICHGIPDSTVLRDGDIVNLDVTAYIGGVHGDNNATYLVGDVDDESRLLVERTRESLDRAIKAVRPGRQINIIGRVIESYAKRFGYGVVRDFTGHGINSSFHSGLIVPHYDNPQATTVMQPGMTFTIEPMLTLGTHDYDMWDDGWTVVTKDRKRTAQFEHTLVVTASGAEILTLP from the coding sequence ATGTCTGGCCAGTCGCTGCTCGTACCAGGGGAGCTTTCTCCCACCCGCCCCGTGCCGGGAAACATCAGGCGCCCCGAGTACGTGGGAAAGCCCGCCCCCACGCCGTACACCGGACCGGAGGTGCAGACGCCCGAGACGATCGAGGCGATGCGTGTCGCCGGGCGGATCGCCGCGCGGGCGATGGCCGAGGCCGCCAAGCTCATCGCGCCGGGTGTGACGACGGACGAGCTGGACCGGGTGGCGCACGCGTACATGTGCGACCACGGCGCCTACCCCTCGACCCTCGGCTACCGCGGCTTTCCCAAATCGCTGTGCACCTCGGTCAACGAGGTCATCTGCCACGGCATCCCCGACTCCACGGTGCTGCGCGACGGTGACATCGTGAACCTCGACGTGACGGCGTACATCGGCGGTGTGCACGGCGACAACAACGCGACCTACCTGGTCGGAGACGTCGACGACGAGTCGAGGCTCCTCGTGGAGCGGACCCGGGAGTCGCTCGACCGCGCGATCAAGGCGGTCAGGCCGGGACGGCAGATCAACATCATCGGGCGCGTCATCGAGTCGTACGCGAAGCGCTTCGGGTACGGGGTCGTCCGTGACTTCACCGGGCACGGGATCAACTCCTCGTTCCACTCCGGGCTGATCGTCCCGCACTACGACAACCCGCAGGCGACCACCGTCATGCAGCCCGGGATGACCTTCACCATCGAGCCCATGCTCACGCTCGGCACGCACGACTACGACATGTGGGACGACGGATGGACCGTCGTGACGAAGGACCGCAAGCGCACGGCCCAGTTCGAGCACACCCTCGTCGTCACGGCGAGCGGCGCGGAGATCCTGACCCTGCCGTAG
- a CDS encoding ATP-binding cassette domain-containing protein: MTRIDNTPRQAATGRSAVTVRGLVKHYGETKALDGVDLDVREGTVLGVLGPNGAGKTTLVRCLSTLITPDAGTATVAGFDVLKQPRQLRRVIGLTGQYASVDEKLPGWENLYMIGRLLDLPRKEARRRADELLERFSLTEAAKRPASTYSGGMRRRLDLAASMIGSPAVLYLDEPTTGLDPRTRNEVWQEVKRMVADGVTVLLTTQYMEEAEQLASELTVIDRGKVIANGRIDELKARVGGRTLRIRPVDPLQLRPLAAMFDEMGLTGLATTIVDSETGSVLVPILSDEQLTAVVGAVTARGITIASISTELPSLDEVFLSLTGHKASAPQDETPARAYEEVSA; the protein is encoded by the coding sequence ATGACGCGAATCGACAACACGCCCCGGCAAGCTGCGACCGGCCGCAGCGCCGTCACCGTACGGGGGCTGGTCAAGCACTACGGCGAGACCAAGGCGCTGGACGGGGTCGACCTGGATGTGCGCGAGGGCACCGTCCTCGGAGTCCTGGGACCCAACGGCGCCGGCAAGACCACCCTCGTCCGCTGCCTGTCCACCCTCATCACCCCCGACGCCGGAACGGCCACGGTCGCCGGCTTCGACGTGCTGAAGCAGCCCCGGCAGCTTCGCCGGGTGATAGGCCTCACCGGCCAGTACGCCTCGGTCGACGAGAAGCTCCCCGGCTGGGAGAACCTCTACATGATCGGGCGGCTGCTCGACCTGCCCCGCAAGGAGGCCCGCCGCCGCGCCGACGAGCTCCTGGAGCGCTTCTCCCTCACCGAGGCCGCCAAGCGCCCGGCGTCGACGTACTCCGGCGGTATGCGCCGCCGGCTCGACCTCGCCGCCTCGATGATCGGCAGCCCGGCCGTGCTGTACCTGGACGAGCCGACGACCGGCCTCGACCCGCGCACCCGCAACGAGGTGTGGCAGGAGGTCAAGCGCATGGTCGCCGACGGCGTCACCGTGCTGCTCACCACCCAGTACATGGAGGAGGCCGAGCAGCTCGCCTCCGAGCTGACGGTCATCGACCGCGGCAAGGTCATCGCCAACGGCCGGATCGACGAGCTGAAGGCCCGCGTCGGCGGCCGGACGCTGCGCATCCGCCCGGTGGACCCGCTGCAACTGCGCCCGCTGGCCGCCATGTTCGACGAGATGGGGCTCACCGGCCTCGCCACGACGATCGTGGACAGCGAGACCGGCAGCGTGCTGGTCCCGATCCTCAGCGACGAGCAGCTCACCGCCGTCGTCGGCGCGGTCACCGCCCGCGGCATCACGATCGCCTCCATCTCCACCGAACTGCCCAGTCTGGACGAGGTGTTCCTCTCCCTCACCGGCCACAAGGCCAGTGCCCCGCAGGACGAGACCCCCGCCCGCGCCTACGAGGAGGTCTCCGCATGA
- a CDS encoding biliverdin-producing heme oxygenase, translating into MNASDTSDTLSAPDTTDPAGTPFSTLIRTASHEQHTEAETSTFMSDLLGGRLGVEAYARYTEQLWFVYEALEAGTERLAADPVAAPFLRPELLRRTALERDLAHLRGPDWRDTLSALPATRAYADRVTECALAWPGGYVAHHYTRYLGDLSGGQIIRGKAERTWGFSRKGDGVRFYVFEDISNPAAFKREYRELLDGVRADDLEKQRIVAECKRAFALNTGVFRALGEEFPLTA; encoded by the coding sequence ATGAACGCGTCGGACACGTCGGACACGCTGAGCGCGCCGGACACCACGGACCCGGCGGGCACACCCTTCTCGACGCTCATCCGCACCGCGTCGCACGAACAGCACACCGAGGCGGAGACCTCGACGTTCATGAGCGACCTCCTCGGCGGCCGGCTCGGCGTCGAGGCGTACGCGCGCTACACGGAACAGCTGTGGTTCGTGTACGAGGCACTGGAGGCGGGGACCGAGCGGCTGGCCGCCGATCCGGTGGCCGCGCCGTTCCTGCGGCCCGAACTGCTGCGCCGCACGGCTCTGGAGCGCGACCTCGCCCATCTGCGGGGCCCGGACTGGCGGGATACGCTCAGCGCGCTGCCCGCGACCCGCGCGTACGCGGACCGGGTCACGGAGTGCGCCCTCGCGTGGCCGGGCGGCTATGTGGCCCACCACTACACGCGCTACCTGGGCGACCTCTCCGGCGGCCAGATCATCCGCGGCAAGGCGGAGCGGACCTGGGGCTTCAGCCGCAAGGGCGACGGGGTCCGCTTCTACGTCTTCGAGGACATCTCCAACCCGGCCGCGTTCAAGCGGGAGTACCGCGAGCTGCTGGACGGGGTCCGGGCCGACGATCTGGAGAAGCAGCGGATCGTGGCGGAGTGCAAGCGGGCGTTCGCCCTGAACACCGGGGTGTTCAGGGCCCTCGGCGAGGAGTTCCCGCTGACCGCCTGA
- a CDS encoding sialidase family protein has product MTQSSAETGPGTDGTTGPGTGTATGTDTAVSVPFRAGREGYASFRIPAVVATRTGTLLAFCEGRVGSARDHGHIDIVLKRSADGGRTWGPLQVVANNGTNLAGNPAPVTLDTGRVLLVHVRSAAAATEDALLRGKVKAADGRRVWVQHSDDDGRTWSAPKEITAQVKKAGWRWYATTPGHALQLGSGRVVVPGNHTLPPTGTDNGTEAKYNSGHCLLSDDRGATWYLGYLDENTNGYVNVNETTAAELPDGRVYFNTRNDSPSPGNRADAHSLDGGRTLVKPFRPQAGLVTPVVQGSLLQLRDPDLLLYSGPADPDLRALMTVRASADGGTTWRSALTVDGLPAAYSDLVRVDTTTVGLLYETGDFGAYETITFRRLPVTALG; this is encoded by the coding sequence ATGACACAGTCGAGCGCAGAGACCGGCCCCGGTACGGACGGCACGACCGGCCCCGGTACGGGCACGGCGACCGGCACCGATACCGCGGTGAGCGTCCCCTTCCGTGCCGGGCGCGAGGGCTACGCCAGCTTCCGGATCCCCGCCGTCGTCGCCACCCGGACCGGCACACTGCTGGCCTTCTGCGAGGGCCGGGTCGGCTCCGCGAGGGACCACGGGCACATCGACATCGTGCTCAAGCGGTCCGCGGACGGCGGCCGGACCTGGGGCCCGCTCCAGGTCGTCGCGAACAACGGGACCAACCTCGCGGGCAACCCGGCGCCCGTCACCCTCGACACCGGCCGCGTCCTGCTCGTCCACGTGCGCAGCGCCGCCGCCGCCACCGAGGACGCCCTGCTGCGCGGCAAGGTGAAGGCGGCCGACGGGCGGCGCGTATGGGTGCAGCACAGCGACGACGACGGACGCACCTGGTCCGCTCCCAAGGAGATCACCGCACAGGTGAAGAAGGCGGGCTGGCGCTGGTACGCCACGACACCGGGGCACGCGCTCCAGCTCGGCTCCGGCCGGGTGGTGGTCCCCGGCAACCACACCCTGCCGCCCACCGGCACGGACAACGGCACCGAGGCGAAGTACAACAGCGGGCACTGTCTGCTCAGCGACGACCGCGGGGCGACCTGGTACCTCGGCTACCTCGACGAGAACACCAACGGATACGTCAACGTCAACGAGACCACCGCCGCCGAACTCCCGGACGGCCGCGTCTACTTCAACACCCGCAACGACTCCCCGTCCCCCGGCAACCGCGCCGACGCCCACTCCCTCGACGGCGGCAGAACCCTGGTCAAGCCCTTCCGCCCGCAGGCCGGCCTGGTCACCCCGGTCGTCCAGGGCAGCCTGCTCCAGCTCCGCGACCCGGACCTGCTCCTGTACTCCGGTCCCGCGGACCCGGATCTGCGCGCCCTGATGACGGTCCGCGCCTCGGCCGACGGCGGCACCACCTGGCGGTCCGCGCTCACGGTGGACGGGCTGCCCGCCGCGTACTCCGATCTGGTCCGCGTCGACACCACGACGGTCGGACTCCTCTACGAGACGGGCGACTTCGGCGCGTACGAGACGATCACCTTCCGGCGCCTCCCGGTGACCGCGCTCGGGTGA
- a CDS encoding PhzF family phenazine biosynthesis protein, producing the protein MTDYDVLRVFCGPGGGYGNELGVVREGSVMPDRAERQELAAKLGFSETVFVDDPERGVIDIYTPSLRLPFAGHPCVGVGWLLDVPELVTPAGVVGVRLDGEFSWIEARAEWAPPRTLRRHGTAAEVEALAVPPSGEWIYAWAWEDEAAGRVRARAFPGRNDGIEEDEATGAAAMLLTQQLGRALNITQGVGSQILTAPQPGDWVEMGGRVHLER; encoded by the coding sequence GTGACTGACTACGACGTGCTGCGGGTCTTCTGCGGACCAGGCGGCGGGTATGGCAATGAGCTCGGTGTCGTGCGCGAGGGCTCGGTGATGCCGGACCGCGCCGAACGGCAGGAGCTCGCCGCGAAACTCGGCTTCAGCGAGACCGTGTTCGTCGACGACCCCGAGCGCGGGGTCATCGACATCTACACCCCTTCGCTGCGGCTGCCGTTCGCCGGACATCCGTGCGTCGGGGTGGGATGGCTGCTCGACGTGCCCGAACTGGTCACACCCGCCGGTGTGGTGGGAGTCCGGCTGGACGGCGAGTTCAGCTGGATCGAGGCGCGGGCCGAGTGGGCGCCGCCGAGGACGCTGCGGCGGCACGGGACCGCGGCCGAGGTCGAAGCGCTGGCCGTGCCGCCGTCGGGCGAGTGGATCTATGCCTGGGCCTGGGAGGACGAGGCCGCCGGCCGAGTGAGGGCCCGCGCCTTTCCCGGCCGCAACGACGGCATCGAGGAGGACGAGGCCACCGGAGCGGCGGCGATGCTGCTGACCCAGCAGCTCGGCCGGGCCCTCAACATCACCCAGGGCGTCGGTTCGCAGATCCTCACCGCACCGCAGCCGGGCGACTGGGTCGAGATGGGTGGCAGGGTCCACCTGGAACGCTGA
- a CDS encoding AfsR/SARP family transcriptional regulator: MDPVRYRILGTTQALRPDGTPVPVGGARLRALLTVLALRPGRTVSAAVLVDEVWDGDPPTDATGALQALVGRLRRAIGADSVASADGGYRLEAAPDDVDLHRFERLAGEGSRAAADGDPAKAAVILDDALALWRGPALADLPDRTAEAAHWETRHLHARHARLTAALALGHAESALPELTALCDAHPLDEPLQVLRLRALREAGRTAEALAAYEDVRQVLADRLGSDPGSELQSLYGELLRPAGVGDGAHTQGAEARSTGVDHDLVERRARPVSPPPGNLRARLTSFVGREKDIDAIQGDLATARLVTLLGPGGAGKTRLSQETAEALAPTLRDGVWLAELAPVDDPKAVPEAVLTAVGARETVLRGAGAEEMRAVADRHDDPLTRLTEHCAKRRMLIVLDNCEHVVDAAAHLAEALLERCPGVTVLATSREPLGVPGELLRPVDPLPEPVALRLLADRGAAARPGFRVEDDPGAAAEICRRLDGLPLAIELAAARLRMLTPRQIADRLDDRFRLLTSGSRTVLPRQQTLRAVVDWSWDLLDETERDTLGRLSVFAGGCDLAAAEAVCGPAALDVLGSLVDKSLVVAAPSGEADLEMRYRLLETVAEYARERLDGSGAREATERAHLTYYRELARTTDPLLRGPGQRAAIDVIEREYENLRTALRHAVAERDEQEALCMVLSLAWYWQIRDQRVDARAWSMEVMGLGPDPFAPPVRPAVPLYERCTDAPPPMREEVLGEARRGVHLVHLAYMDMDMGAWQTPEAQEKLRTISVTYEPGMPQTCRTPGYLWFYAVLLTGTMERFTEVINKTVDTCRELGYDWELATALQMRANILANRTDMAGDATVDADEALELFRRIGDAWGAAESLSARGEAHERKGDFRAAAADYAEAGKYAERLGARAQTAVLDVRLGCMYMELGEAERGERMIRDVLANGHGAHNEAMPAAHLLLATWLGRSGRIDEAREQIRLLRQDFGAGSFVLFDGFMLGIEAWLDAIEGQSESALDKVRVALERSADRLSRMIAPHMPSAHLTTAAIALGELDGGRRAPDAARLLGAADALLPPGHFAGPMEVEVRERAEAGARAVLGDAAYEAAYAEGGGLSLEEATALI, from the coding sequence ATGGACCCCGTGCGCTACCGCATTCTCGGCACCACCCAGGCACTCCGCCCCGACGGCACGCCCGTCCCGGTCGGCGGGGCGCGGCTGCGTGCCCTGCTGACCGTTCTCGCGCTGCGGCCCGGACGGACGGTTTCCGCAGCCGTCCTGGTCGACGAGGTGTGGGACGGCGACCCGCCCACCGACGCGACGGGAGCGCTGCAGGCATTGGTCGGGCGGTTGCGTCGGGCCATCGGCGCGGACTCCGTCGCCTCGGCCGACGGCGGCTACCGGCTCGAAGCCGCGCCCGACGACGTCGACCTGCACCGCTTCGAGCGACTCGCCGGTGAAGGCAGCCGGGCCGCCGCCGACGGGGACCCGGCCAAGGCCGCCGTCATCCTCGACGACGCCCTGGCTCTGTGGCGCGGCCCCGCCCTCGCGGACCTGCCCGACCGCACAGCTGAAGCAGCCCACTGGGAAACCCGGCACCTGCACGCCCGGCACGCTCGCCTCACCGCGGCGCTGGCCCTTGGACACGCCGAATCCGCCCTTCCCGAACTGACCGCCCTGTGCGACGCCCACCCCCTGGACGAGCCCCTCCAGGTCCTGCGTCTCCGCGCTCTGCGCGAAGCGGGCCGCACGGCGGAGGCCCTGGCCGCGTACGAGGACGTACGACAAGTGCTGGCCGATCGCCTGGGATCCGACCCCGGCTCGGAGCTGCAGTCCCTGTACGGGGAGTTGCTCCGCCCGGCCGGGGTCGGCGACGGGGCGCACACGCAAGGCGCGGAGGCTCGCTCCACGGGGGTCGACCACGACCTCGTCGAGCGGCGTGCCCGCCCCGTGTCACCACCCCCCGGCAACCTCCGTGCCCGGCTCACCTCCTTCGTGGGACGTGAGAAAGACATCGATGCCATCCAGGGCGATCTCGCGACCGCCCGGCTCGTGACCCTGCTCGGGCCCGGCGGCGCGGGCAAGACACGGCTGTCGCAGGAGACGGCCGAGGCCCTGGCCCCCACCCTGCGGGACGGGGTGTGGCTGGCCGAACTGGCCCCGGTGGACGACCCGAAGGCCGTGCCCGAGGCCGTACTGACCGCCGTCGGCGCCCGCGAGACCGTCCTGCGCGGAGCCGGTGCCGAGGAGATGCGCGCCGTGGCCGACCGGCACGACGACCCGCTCACCCGGCTCACCGAACACTGCGCCAAGCGCCGGATGCTGATCGTCCTCGACAACTGCGAACATGTCGTCGACGCCGCCGCGCACCTCGCCGAGGCCCTGCTGGAACGCTGTCCCGGTGTGACCGTGCTCGCCACCAGCCGTGAACCCCTCGGTGTGCCGGGGGAGTTGCTGCGCCCGGTGGACCCGCTGCCGGAGCCCGTCGCACTGCGGCTGCTCGCCGACCGGGGTGCCGCGGCCCGGCCCGGCTTCCGTGTCGAGGACGACCCCGGGGCGGCCGCCGAGATCTGCCGGCGCCTCGACGGCCTCCCGCTCGCCATCGAACTCGCCGCCGCCCGGCTGCGGATGCTCACCCCGCGCCAGATCGCCGACCGGCTCGACGACCGGTTCCGGCTGCTGACCTCGGGCAGCCGTACCGTGCTGCCCCGGCAGCAGACCCTGCGCGCCGTCGTCGACTGGTCCTGGGACCTGCTCGACGAGACCGAACGGGACACCCTCGGGCGGCTGTCGGTGTTCGCGGGCGGCTGCGACCTCGCCGCCGCCGAGGCCGTCTGCGGTCCCGCCGCGCTGGACGTCCTCGGCTCGCTCGTCGACAAGTCCCTCGTCGTCGCCGCCCCTTCGGGCGAAGCGGACCTGGAGATGCGCTACCGGCTGCTGGAGACCGTCGCCGAGTACGCGCGCGAACGCCTCGACGGGTCCGGCGCCCGCGAGGCCACCGAGCGTGCCCACCTCACGTACTACCGCGAACTCGCCCGCACCACCGACCCGTTGCTGCGCGGCCCCGGACAGCGTGCCGCGATCGACGTCATCGAGCGCGAGTACGAGAACCTGCGCACCGCCCTGCGGCACGCCGTCGCCGAACGCGACGAGCAGGAGGCGCTGTGCATGGTCCTCTCGCTGGCCTGGTACTGGCAGATCCGCGACCAGCGCGTCGACGCCCGTGCCTGGTCCATGGAGGTGATGGGCCTCGGCCCCGACCCCTTCGCGCCGCCCGTGCGCCCGGCCGTCCCGCTGTACGAGCGCTGCACGGACGCGCCGCCGCCGATGCGCGAGGAGGTCCTCGGAGAGGCCCGGCGCGGCGTCCACCTCGTCCATCTCGCCTATATGGACATGGACATGGGGGCCTGGCAGACCCCGGAGGCCCAGGAGAAGCTCCGTACCATCAGCGTGACCTACGAGCCCGGGATGCCGCAGACCTGCCGCACCCCCGGCTACCTCTGGTTCTACGCCGTGCTGCTCACCGGCACGATGGAGCGGTTCACCGAGGTGATCAACAAGACGGTCGACACCTGCCGCGAACTCGGCTACGACTGGGAACTGGCCACCGCCCTCCAGATGCGCGCCAACATCCTCGCCAACCGCACCGACATGGCGGGCGACGCCACCGTGGACGCCGACGAGGCGCTGGAGCTCTTCAGGCGCATCGGTGACGCCTGGGGCGCCGCCGAATCCCTCTCCGCGCGCGGGGAGGCCCATGAACGCAAGGGCGACTTCCGGGCCGCCGCCGCGGACTACGCGGAGGCGGGGAAGTACGCCGAGCGTCTGGGCGCGCGCGCCCAGACGGCCGTGCTCGACGTCCGGCTCGGCTGCATGTACATGGAGCTGGGGGAGGCCGAGCGCGGCGAGCGGATGATCCGCGACGTCCTCGCGAACGGACACGGCGCCCACAACGAGGCCATGCCGGCGGCCCACCTCCTCCTCGCGACCTGGCTCGGCCGCAGTGGCCGGATCGATGAGGCGCGTGAGCAGATACGGCTGCTCCGACAGGACTTCGGGGCCGGCTCCTTCGTCCTGTTCGACGGGTTCATGCTCGGCATCGAAGCCTGGCTGGACGCGATCGAGGGGCAGAGCGAGAGCGCCCTGGACAAGGTGCGCGTGGCTCTGGAACGGTCCGCCGACCGGCTGTCGCGGATGATCGCGCCGCACATGCCCTCCGCCCATCTGACGACGGCCGCCATCGCCCTCGGCGAACTGGACGGCGGCCGTCGCGCCCCGGACGCGGCCCGGCTGCTGGGCGCCGCGGACGCCCTGCTGCCGCCGGGCCACTTCGCCGGTCCCATGGAGGTCGAGGTGCGCGAGCGGGCCGAGGCGGGCGCGCGGGCCGTACTCGGCGACGCGGCGTACGAGGCGGCATACGCGGAGGGCGGTGGCCTCTCCCTGGAGGAGGCCACCGCCCTCATCTGA
- a CDS encoding DUF6578 domain-containing protein, giving the protein MGLWRVFYADWQMECCGTPFSVGDEVTWPLLLDEGGATLGGGWSGALSAITATPEYVRDDGAEIRVLRADDGLVVALRSDPDDDAADTDGGSRSRGRSAGTRTGTGTGTGSGRDGSGPGPGRRVARSGLLTVERHGARWPGTTGTVRTIHLVHQDFAETAPGSRTREPVPASRSSEAVDRSPRWFGEGRAGVLAELYVPGSRT; this is encoded by the coding sequence ATGGGGCTGTGGCGGGTGTTCTACGCGGACTGGCAGATGGAGTGCTGCGGCACCCCCTTCTCGGTCGGGGACGAGGTGACCTGGCCGCTCCTGCTGGACGAAGGGGGCGCGACGCTCGGCGGCGGCTGGTCCGGGGCACTCAGCGCGATCACGGCGACGCCGGAGTACGTGCGCGACGACGGAGCCGAGATCCGGGTGCTGCGCGCGGACGACGGCCTGGTCGTCGCCCTGCGCAGTGATCCCGACGACGACGCCGCGGACACGGACGGTGGCAGCAGGAGCAGGGGCAGGAGCGCCGGCACTCGTACTGGTACCGGTACTGGTACCGGCTCGGGCCGTGACGGGTCGGGGCCGGGTCCCGGCCGACGGGTCGCGAGGAGCGGTCTGCTCACCGTCGAGCGGCACGGTGCCCGGTGGCCCGGGACGACCGGCACGGTCCGTACGATCCACCTGGTGCACCAGGACTTCGCGGAGACCGCGCCCGGCTCGCGCACCCGGGAGCCGGTGCCCGCGTCGCGCTCGTCGGAGGCCGTGGACCGCAGCCCCAGGTGGTTCGGCGAGGGCCGGGCCGGAGTCCTGGCCGAACTGTACGTACCCGGCTCCCGCACCTGA
- a CDS encoding ABC transporter permease, producing MSTTVVEAPLTIEGDPRISLRAHARHTGALIRRNLLWIRQDPESMFDAILFPVIFTLLFVYVFGGSIGQSLGGGQEAYVQYVVPGLMAMMGMNMAQGVGTGFNTDFNSGVMDRFRSLPIGRGSVLFAKIAVEVMRMLIATAVLMVVGVLVGFHITNWPGLFASVGLSALFGSALMWVFLTLGVVMKSAQSVQAMGFLVLMPLQFGSSIFAPTKSMPGWLQNFTEYNPLSSLADAARGLMVGGPVAHGLWVTLAWSAALTLVMAPIAIHKFRTKS from the coding sequence ATGAGCACCACCGTTGTCGAAGCCCCCCTCACCATCGAGGGCGACCCCCGCATCTCGCTCCGCGCGCACGCCCGCCACACCGGCGCGCTGATCCGCCGCAACCTGCTGTGGATCCGCCAGGACCCGGAGTCGATGTTCGACGCGATCCTGTTCCCGGTCATCTTCACGCTGCTGTTCGTCTACGTCTTCGGCGGCTCCATCGGGCAGTCGCTCGGCGGCGGACAGGAGGCGTACGTCCAGTACGTCGTGCCCGGCCTGATGGCCATGATGGGCATGAACATGGCCCAGGGAGTGGGCACCGGCTTCAACACCGACTTCAACTCCGGTGTCATGGACCGGTTCCGGTCCCTGCCGATCGGGCGCGGCTCGGTGCTGTTCGCCAAGATCGCGGTGGAAGTGATGCGGATGCTCATCGCGACCGCGGTCCTCATGGTCGTCGGCGTCCTGGTCGGCTTCCACATCACCAACTGGCCCGGCCTGTTCGCCTCCGTCGGCCTGTCGGCGCTCTTCGGCTCGGCCCTGATGTGGGTGTTCCTCACCCTCGGCGTGGTCATGAAGAGCGCGCAGTCCGTGCAGGCGATGGGCTTCCTGGTGCTGATGCCGCTCCAGTTCGGCTCGTCGATCTTCGCTCCGACCAAGTCGATGCCGGGCTGGCTGCAGAACTTCACCGAGTACAACCCGCTGTCCTCCCTCGCGGACGCGGCACGCGGGCTGATGGTGGGCGGTCCGGTCGCGCACGGCCTGTGGGTGACGCTCGCCTGGTCGGCGGCCCTCACGCTGGTGATGGCGCCCATCGCCATCCACAAGTTCCGCACCAAGAGCTGA
- a CDS encoding site-2 protease family protein has translation MTTVATRRSDRRISPVFVGIVAVMGVTGWAAWTGFAEQPGVAVFLFVTAAWVVSLCLHEYAHARTALHSGDISIGAKGYLTLNPLKYTHALLSIVLPLLFVIMGGIGLPGGAVFIERGRIQGRWKHSLISAAGPLTNVLFAVVCTAPFWLHALDGVPPAFRYALAFLALLQVTAAILNSLPVPGLDGYGVIEPWLSYGVRRQVEPFAPFGLLAVFGLLWIPEVNQEFFRLIDAVLGGLGIDGRDTDCGQWLYRFWESNSDVCLRSS, from the coding sequence ATGACCACCGTCGCGACCCGCCGCAGTGACCGGAGGATCAGCCCCGTCTTCGTCGGCATCGTGGCCGTCATGGGGGTGACCGGCTGGGCGGCGTGGACGGGCTTCGCCGAGCAGCCCGGCGTGGCCGTGTTCCTCTTCGTGACAGCGGCCTGGGTCGTCTCCCTCTGCCTGCACGAGTACGCGCACGCCCGCACCGCGCTGCACAGCGGCGACATCTCGATCGGCGCCAAGGGCTATCTGACCCTGAACCCTCTGAAGTACACGCACGCGCTGCTGAGCATCGTGCTGCCGCTGCTCTTCGTGATCATGGGTGGCATCGGTCTGCCGGGCGGCGCGGTCTTCATCGAGCGGGGCCGTATCCAGGGCCGCTGGAAGCACAGCCTGATCTCGGCGGCGGGCCCGCTGACGAACGTGCTGTTCGCCGTCGTGTGCACGGCCCCGTTCTGGCTGCACGCCCTGGACGGCGTCCCCCCTGCCTTCCGCTACGCGCTGGCGTTCCTCGCGCTGCTCCAGGTCACGGCCGCGATCCTGAACTCCCTGCCGGTCCCCGGCCTGGACGGCTACGGCGTGATCGAGCCCTGGCTGTCGTACGGCGTCCGCCGTCAGGTCGAGCCCTTCGCGCCGTTCGGGCTGCTCGCGGTGTTCGGGCTGCTGTGGATCCCGGAGGTGAACCAGGAGTTCTTCCGCCTGATCGACGCCGTCCTGGGCGGCCTGGGCATCGACGGCCGGGACACCGACTGCGGACAGTGGCTCTACCGCTTCTGGGAGTCGAACAGCGACGTCTGCCTGCGGTCCTCCTGA
- the npdG gene encoding NADPH-dependent F420 reductase, which yields MTSTDSAQKAPAKDPWDLPDVSGLVVGVLGGTGPQGKGLAYRLAKAGQKVIIGSRAADRARAAAEELGNGVEGADNAETARRSDIVIVAVPWEGHGKTLESLREELAGKLVVDCVNPLGFDKQGAYALKPEEGSAAEQAAALLPGSRVTAAFHHLSAVLLADPEIEEIDTDVMVLGEVRADVEIVQALAGRIPGMRGVFSGRLRNAHQVEALVANLISVNRRYKAHAGLRVTDV from the coding sequence ATGACCTCTACTGACAGTGCACAGAAGGCCCCCGCCAAGGACCCCTGGGACCTGCCCGACGTGTCCGGGCTCGTTGTCGGCGTGCTCGGCGGCACCGGTCCGCAGGGCAAGGGCCTCGCCTACCGTCTCGCCAAGGCGGGGCAGAAGGTGATCATCGGCTCGCGCGCCGCCGACCGCGCGCGGGCCGCGGCCGAGGAGCTCGGCAACGGTGTGGAGGGCGCCGACAACGCGGAGACCGCGCGGCGCAGCGACATCGTGATCGTCGCCGTGCCGTGGGAGGGCCACGGCAAGACCCTCGAATCGCTGCGCGAGGAACTGGCCGGAAAGCTCGTCGTCGACTGCGTCAACCCGCTCGGCTTCGACAAGCAGGGCGCGTACGCGCTGAAGCCGGAGGAGGGCAGCGCCGCCGAACAGGCCGCCGCCCTGCTGCCCGGCTCCCGGGTCACCGCGGCCTTCCACCACCTCTCCGCCGTGCTGCTCGCGGACCCGGAGATCGAGGAGATCGACACCGATGTGATGGTCCTCGGCGAGGTGCGCGCCGATGTCGAGATCGTCCAGGCCCTCGCCGGCCGCATCCCCGGGATGCGGGGCGTCTTCTCCGGCCGGCTGCGCAACGCCCATCAGGTCGAGGCCCTGGTCGCCAACCTGATCTCGGTGAACCGGCGCTACAAGGCACACGCGGGCCTGCGGGTGACGGACGTCTAG